Below is a window of bacterium DNA.
TGGGCGATCGAACAGAACTTGCCGATCCGCAGCTTGTCGTCGTTCGAGGGGTACTGGTAGAGGACGTTCTTCCGCTCGAAGGCCGTCGGGTCGTCGAAGTCGTGGTAGATCGTGTAGTCGCCGACGACGATGTTCGGGCGGGTCACGTAGTTCTTGAGGTAGCAGGTGTTCCGGTCGCCGGCGCGGGGGAAGAGCGCGTCTTTGTCG
It encodes the following:
- a CDS encoding acetyltransferase, coding for MPDKDALFPRAGDRNTCYLKNYVTRPNIVVGDYTIYHDFDDPTAFERKNVLYQYPSNDDKLRIGKFCSIAHGAKFVLNGANHTLRSASTYPFPVMREEWGLDVPFSAAWDNKG